In Microbacterium enclense, one genomic interval encodes:
- a CDS encoding NAD(P)/FAD-dependent oxidoreductase, giving the protein MTRYCVIGAGAAGISTLQRLRAAGYDADCFEKTDRVGGHWHTDYDALHLITSRDMTGFEGFPMPKEYPHFPRRDQVRAYLESYAREHGLYDVIRFETAVVSVVPRPSDGPTGSAGWTVTLDAGESIDYDGVFVANGHLWDQKRPAISADFTGKQVHSGSYRNTGDIEGTRVLVVGAGNSGCDLAADAAQHRLEVDIVIREGVYFQPKSYFGVPRQEIPWMGQFAPDEQDLIARLLARVSIGEAKDYPGLPEPAYRTLAEGRTVVNELLLYWVQHGRIGVRPGIERIEGRTVHFADGEAREYDTILWATGFHASLPFLDDALVPRRGGVPLRLAAGIVPVGLEKLYYIGLSAPRGPQIPVYGVQAALALRMLALHEEAPHGYVALAAYLARLQEADDRIDIVRAVWNDQLADTERLLDAFVLAHAEPAVSQA; this is encoded by the coding sequence ATGACCCGTTACTGCGTGATCGGAGCCGGCGCTGCCGGCATCTCGACCCTCCAGCGCCTGCGAGCGGCCGGCTACGACGCCGACTGCTTCGAGAAGACCGACCGTGTCGGCGGTCACTGGCACACCGACTACGACGCGTTGCACCTCATCACCTCGCGCGACATGACGGGCTTCGAGGGCTTCCCGATGCCGAAGGAGTACCCCCACTTCCCCCGCCGCGACCAGGTGCGGGCCTACCTGGAGTCGTACGCTCGCGAGCACGGCCTCTACGACGTCATCCGCTTCGAGACCGCGGTGGTCTCGGTCGTGCCGCGCCCGAGCGACGGCCCCACCGGATCGGCGGGGTGGACGGTCACGCTCGACGCCGGCGAGAGCATCGACTACGACGGTGTCTTCGTCGCCAACGGCCACCTGTGGGACCAGAAGCGTCCCGCGATCTCCGCCGACTTCACGGGCAAGCAGGTGCACTCCGGGTCGTACCGCAACACCGGCGACATCGAGGGCACGCGCGTGCTCGTCGTGGGGGCGGGCAACTCCGGATGCGACCTGGCCGCCGACGCCGCTCAGCACCGGCTGGAGGTCGACATCGTCATCCGCGAGGGCGTGTACTTCCAGCCGAAGAGCTACTTCGGCGTCCCGCGCCAGGAGATCCCCTGGATGGGACAGTTCGCGCCCGACGAGCAGGACCTCATCGCCCGCCTGCTCGCCCGCGTCTCGATCGGAGAGGCGAAGGACTACCCGGGCCTGCCGGAGCCGGCGTACCGCACGCTCGCCGAGGGGCGGACGGTCGTGAACGAGCTGCTGCTGTACTGGGTGCAGCACGGCCGCATCGGCGTCCGTCCGGGCATCGAACGCATCGAGGGGCGCACCGTGCACTTCGCCGACGGCGAGGCCCGCGAGTACGACACGATCCTGTGGGCGACCGGCTTCCACGCCTCGCTGCCCTTCCTCGACGACGCTCTGGTGCCGCGCCGGGGCGGTGTGCCCCTGCGGCTCGCTGCCGGGATCGTCCCCGTGGGGCTCGAAAAGCTGTACTACATCGGCTTGTCGGCTCCGCGTGGTCCGCAGATCCCCGTGTACGGCGTGCAGGCGGCGCTCGCGCTGCGCATGCTCGCGCTCCACGAGGAGGCGCCCCATGGCTACGTGGCGCTTGCGGCCTACCTGGCGAGGCTCCAGGAGGCCGACGACCGCATCGACATCGTGCGCGCGGTGTGGAACGACCAGCTCGCCGACACCGAGCGGTTGCTGGACGCCTTCGTGCTCGCTCACGCGGAGCCGGCTGTCAGTCAGGCGTGA
- a CDS encoding SulP family inorganic anion transporter, which translates to MTDALAHPRSGPTVLLALRSPRLLTREVLAGLVVAIALIPEAIAFSIIAGVDPRLGLFSSFVMAVAIAFLGGRPAMISAATGAVALVIAPVARAHGVDYLLATVILGGLLQVILGLLGVAKLMRFIPRSVMVGFVNALAILIFTAQVPQLIGVPWAVYPIAAAGLAIMYLLPRLTTVVPAPLVAIVLLTGTVVVLGVTVPTVGDQGALPESLPALLIPNVPLTLDTLGVIFPFAVAMAIVGLLESLMTAALVDDITDTPSSKTRESLGQGAANVLSGLFGGMGGCAMIGQTMINVKASGARTRISTFLAGVFLLVLVLVFGDVVAIIPMAVLVAVMIVVSIATFDWHSIRPSTLRRMPISETVVMVLTVAVTVWTHNLAIGVGAGVVAAAVLFARRVASVTTVTRSVDGDTARYTVEGELFFASSNDLTTKFAYHRDPPRVVIDLSRSHVWDASTVAALDAVQTKYARLGTTVELQGMNATAAALHGRLSGGLGAGH; encoded by the coding sequence ATGACCGACGCCCTCGCGCACCCCCGCTCCGGACCCACCGTGCTCCTCGCCCTACGCTCGCCGCGACTGCTCACGCGGGAGGTGCTCGCCGGGCTCGTCGTCGCCATCGCCCTCATCCCGGAGGCGATCGCCTTCTCGATCATCGCCGGGGTCGACCCGCGCCTCGGGTTGTTCTCCTCGTTCGTGATGGCCGTCGCCATCGCGTTCCTCGGGGGACGCCCGGCCATGATCAGCGCCGCGACGGGGGCCGTCGCTCTCGTCATCGCCCCCGTCGCCCGTGCACACGGGGTGGATTACCTGCTGGCCACGGTGATCCTCGGGGGCCTCCTCCAGGTGATCCTCGGGCTGCTCGGCGTCGCCAAGCTCATGCGCTTCATCCCGCGCAGCGTCATGGTCGGTTTCGTCAACGCGTTGGCGATCCTCATCTTCACCGCGCAGGTGCCGCAGCTCATCGGTGTTCCGTGGGCTGTGTACCCGATCGCCGCGGCGGGCCTTGCGATCATGTACCTCCTGCCACGCCTGACGACCGTCGTCCCCGCCCCGCTCGTCGCGATCGTGCTCTTGACGGGGACCGTGGTCGTCCTCGGCGTGACGGTCCCCACCGTGGGCGATCAGGGCGCTCTGCCCGAGAGTCTCCCCGCGCTGCTGATTCCGAACGTGCCGCTCACCCTCGACACCCTCGGCGTCATCTTCCCGTTCGCCGTGGCGATGGCCATCGTCGGCCTGCTCGAATCGCTGATGACCGCGGCGCTCGTCGACGACATCACCGACACTCCTTCCTCGAAGACGCGCGAGTCACTCGGTCAGGGCGCGGCGAACGTCCTCTCCGGCTTGTTCGGCGGGATGGGAGGCTGCGCGATGATCGGCCAGACCATGATCAACGTCAAGGCCTCCGGGGCACGCACGAGGATCTCGACCTTCCTGGCGGGCGTGTTCCTCCTCGTCCTCGTGCTGGTCTTCGGCGACGTGGTGGCGATCATCCCGATGGCCGTTCTCGTCGCGGTGATGATCGTGGTCTCGATCGCGACCTTCGACTGGCACAGCATCCGCCCGTCCACCCTGCGACGGATGCCGATCAGCGAGACCGTCGTGATGGTCCTCACCGTCGCCGTGACCGTGTGGACGCACAACCTCGCGATCGGGGTCGGCGCCGGAGTGGTCGCCGCCGCGGTCCTGTTCGCCCGGCGCGTCGCGAGCGTGACGACGGTCACCCGATCGGTCGACGGCGACACCGCGCGCTACACCGTCGAGGGCGAGCTGTTCTTCGCCTCCAGCAACGACCTGACGACGAAGTTCGCGTACCACCGCGACCCTCCGCGGGTCGTCATCGACCTGTCGCGCTCGCACGTCTGGGATGCCTCGACTGTGGCGGCCCTGGATGCCGTGCAGACCAAGTACGCCCGCCTCGGCACGACGGTGGAACTGCAGGGGATGAACGCGACCGCGGCCGCCCTGCACGGTCGGCTCAGCGGTGGTCTCGGCGCGGGGCACTGA
- a CDS encoding MerR family DNA-binding transcriptional regulator: protein MTTARSMQIGELAERTGMSIRTLRHYDEIGLLRPSARSDGGFRLYTADDESRLLLIRRMKPLGYSLEQMGELLTVVDGLDADPADTELAARFADIRDEAVLRRDDLRRKLAAADEFVAQLESR, encoded by the coding sequence ATGACGACCGCGCGATCGATGCAGATCGGTGAACTCGCGGAGCGTACGGGGATGTCGATCCGCACCCTCCGCCACTACGACGAGATCGGTCTCCTGCGCCCGTCGGCGCGGAGCGACGGGGGCTTCCGTCTCTACACCGCCGACGACGAGTCGCGTCTGTTGCTGATCCGGCGGATGAAGCCGCTCGGGTACTCGCTCGAGCAGATGGGGGAGTTGCTCACGGTGGTCGACGGACTCGATGCGGATCCCGCCGACACGGAGCTCGCCGCCCGCTTCGCCGACATCCGCGACGAGGCCGTGCTCCGCCGCGACGATCTGCGTCGAAAGCTCGCGGCCGCTGACGAGTTCGTCGCGCAGTTGGAGTCGCGATGA
- a CDS encoding GNAT family protein → MTAHDLVLEGHGIRLTPAKPADAADAWPLTDAALWAGMTTPWPASVDAFAAHIDRQREAPGMLAFTVRDAETSGIRGSTTFYDLVPAQGRVEIGTTWYGRAFQGGRTNPATKLLLLEHAFGHWGLNRVALRCDARNERSARAIERLGATPEGRLRSHRVASDGSIGDTLYFSILREEWPDVRAGLEARLRP, encoded by the coding sequence ATGACGGCCCACGACCTCGTGCTCGAGGGTCATGGCATCCGCCTCACTCCCGCGAAACCCGCCGACGCCGCCGATGCCTGGCCCCTCACCGACGCGGCCCTGTGGGCCGGGATGACCACACCCTGGCCCGCATCGGTCGACGCGTTCGCGGCGCACATCGACCGGCAGCGAGAGGCGCCGGGAATGCTCGCGTTCACGGTCCGGGATGCCGAGACCTCCGGCATTCGCGGATCGACGACGTTCTACGACCTCGTGCCCGCGCAGGGTCGGGTCGAGATCGGCACGACGTGGTACGGCCGGGCTTTCCAGGGCGGGCGGACCAATCCGGCGACGAAGCTCCTGCTGCTCGAGCACGCGTTCGGGCACTGGGGGCTGAACCGCGTGGCGCTGCGCTGCGATGCCCGCAACGAGCGCAGCGCCAGGGCGATCGAGCGCCTCGGCGCGACGCCTGAGGGACGTCTGCGCTCCCACCGCGTCGCCTCCGACGGGTCGATCGGCGACACCCTCTATTTCTCGATCCTCCGCGAGGAGTGGCCGGACGTGAGGGCGGGCCTCGAGGCGCGGCTGCGCCCCTGA
- a CDS encoding GntR family transcriptional regulator: protein MAETDDASLVERVTERLITAVAVGEFLPGTRLPAERDLSPLLGVGRTTVRAALDDLAARGLIEKRRGRAGGTFVAEDWPDSVVVGVDRWFEQRWGDLVDACTASSMLHSSLARLAAERRTDADIAAMLERLAAFHAADSGDPKQRADSLLHLAIIDAAHNTALRDMLLDHERHLSLSAPAHPWGDRESHRRMESRAAREHDAIVAAIVTAAPDDAAELARRHVQIDLELFTGAREFARRRAAAAQN, encoded by the coding sequence ATGGCCGAGACCGACGACGCCTCCCTGGTGGAACGCGTCACCGAACGCCTGATCACCGCTGTCGCGGTGGGCGAGTTCCTCCCGGGCACCCGCTTACCGGCCGAGCGCGACCTGTCCCCGCTCCTGGGCGTGGGACGCACGACGGTGCGCGCCGCCCTCGACGACCTCGCCGCACGCGGCCTGATCGAGAAGCGCCGCGGCCGCGCCGGCGGAACCTTCGTCGCCGAGGACTGGCCCGATTCGGTCGTGGTCGGCGTCGACCGATGGTTCGAACAGCGTTGGGGCGACCTCGTCGACGCGTGCACCGCGAGCTCGATGCTGCACTCCTCACTCGCCCGCCTCGCGGCCGAACGGCGGACGGATGCCGATATCGCGGCAATGCTCGAGCGTCTCGCCGCGTTCCACGCCGCCGACTCCGGCGATCCGAAGCAGCGCGCCGACAGCCTGCTGCACCTCGCGATCATCGACGCGGCCCACAACACGGCCCTGCGCGACATGCTGCTCGACCACGAACGGCACCTCTCCCTCTCGGCACCCGCGCACCCATGGGGCGATCGCGAGAGCCACCGCCGCATGGAGAGCCGCGCGGCGCGGGAGCACGACGCGATCGTCGCCGCGATCGTGACCGCCGCCCCCGACGACGCCGCCGAACTCGCCCGACGTCACGTGCAGATCGACCTCGAGCTCTTCACCGGGGCCCGGGAGTTCGCCCGCCGCCGCGCAGCCGCCGCGCAGAACTGA
- a CDS encoding proline iminopeptidase-family hydrolase, producing the protein MQREITVPFHDGFTWARLTEPAEPTGASPLFVLHGGPGMAHNYVANLDALADLTGRTVVHYDQIGCGKSSHHPEAPASQWVPQLFVDEFHTLRRALGFDEYHVLGQSWGGMLGAEIAVRRPAGLEGLIICNSPASMALWLAGAARLRSELPAEAREALDRHEADGTLDHPDYVDATRLFYERHVCRVTPMPQDFLESEQQMLADPTVYYTMNGPNEFHVVGTGRDWTVVDRLPQVAVPTLVVAGEFDEATSETWEPFVKHIPGARSHVFAGASHCTHLEMPDVFRGVIADFLAPLP; encoded by the coding sequence ATGCAACGCGAGATCACCGTTCCCTTCCATGACGGCTTCACGTGGGCCCGCCTCACCGAACCCGCCGAGCCCACCGGGGCCTCGCCCCTGTTCGTCCTCCACGGCGGACCGGGCATGGCCCACAACTACGTCGCGAACCTCGACGCCCTCGCCGACCTGACCGGCCGCACCGTCGTGCACTACGACCAGATCGGCTGCGGCAAGAGCTCGCACCACCCCGAGGCCCCGGCGTCGCAGTGGGTGCCGCAGCTCTTCGTCGACGAGTTCCACACTCTTCGGCGTGCGCTCGGGTTCGACGAGTACCACGTGCTCGGCCAGTCGTGGGGCGGCATGCTCGGTGCCGAGATCGCGGTGCGCCGGCCCGCGGGGCTCGAGGGTCTCATCATCTGCAACTCCCCGGCATCCATGGCCCTGTGGCTCGCGGGGGCCGCGCGGCTGCGATCCGAGCTCCCGGCGGAGGCGCGCGAGGCTCTCGACCGCCACGAGGCCGACGGAACGCTCGATCATCCCGACTACGTGGACGCCACCCGCCTGTTCTACGAGCGGCACGTCTGCCGCGTGACCCCGATGCCGCAGGACTTTCTCGAGAGCGAACAGCAGATGCTCGCCGACCCGACCGTGTACTACACGATGAACGGTCCGAACGAATTCCATGTCGTCGGCACCGGTCGCGACTGGACGGTGGTCGACCGTCTGCCCCAGGTGGCCGTGCCGACCCTCGTCGTGGCCGGTGAATTCGACGAGGCCACCTCCGAGACGTGGGAGCCGTTCGTGAAGCACATCCCCGGCGCGCGCTCGCACGTCTTCGCCGGAGCGAGCCACTGCACACACCTCGAGATGCCCGACGTCTTCCGCGGCGTCATCGCCGACTTCCTCGCTCCGCTTCCCTGA
- a CDS encoding APC family permease, translating to MSNTAPEAQQSLESFGYKQELKRSMSTLDLVVYGLVFMVPIAPWAIFGVVYNAASGMVPLVYLTGVVAMIFTALAYAQMSKAFPIAGSVFSYVGRGIHPTVGFFAGWAILLDYLLVPTLLYVFAASSMAGIFPDVPQWIWAVAFVIINTVINVLGIGSIKIANRIMLGIQLAFVVIFVVIAMVALNSGVIPGAEFTMAPLWDAEKVNPALIATALSIAVLSFLGFDGISTMAEESTGDRKSGGRAMIIALLVVAVLFITQTWFASALAAGTISFGDDEVNNAFFILVAKAAGSGWATAFLAVNVIAVGIANAIAAQAATSRLLYSMSRDRRLPAFLSKVTSRQVPMAAILVVSAISLVLVLFFVGQIAVISSLVNFGALLGFLLLHVSVAVYYLGTKKSKNYVLHLVVPAIGFLIIGYVLLNADITAKIGGILWLVVGGIVYVIFARKNGGATGPLPEHATSTAGEGGGETAVR from the coding sequence ATGTCGAACACCGCCCCCGAGGCCCAGCAATCGCTGGAGTCCTTCGGCTACAAGCAGGAGCTCAAGCGCTCCATGTCCACCCTCGACCTCGTGGTCTACGGGCTCGTCTTCATGGTGCCGATCGCCCCCTGGGCCATCTTCGGCGTCGTGTACAACGCCGCGAGCGGCATGGTCCCGCTCGTCTACCTGACCGGTGTCGTCGCGATGATCTTCACCGCCCTCGCGTACGCGCAGATGTCGAAGGCGTTCCCGATCGCCGGCTCCGTCTTCTCCTACGTCGGTCGGGGGATCCACCCCACCGTCGGCTTCTTCGCCGGCTGGGCGATCCTGCTCGACTACCTGCTGGTCCCGACCCTGCTCTACGTCTTCGCGGCGTCCTCGATGGCGGGGATCTTCCCCGACGTGCCGCAGTGGATCTGGGCCGTCGCGTTCGTGATCATCAACACCGTCATCAACGTGCTCGGTATCGGCTCCATCAAGATCGCCAACCGCATCATGCTCGGTATCCAGCTGGCCTTCGTGGTCATCTTCGTCGTCATCGCGATGGTCGCTCTGAACTCCGGCGTGATCCCCGGCGCGGAGTTCACCATGGCACCGCTGTGGGATGCCGAGAAGGTCAACCCCGCCCTCATCGCCACCGCGCTCTCGATCGCGGTGCTGAGCTTCCTCGGCTTCGACGGCATCTCGACCATGGCCGAGGAGTCCACGGGCGACCGGAAGTCGGGTGGGCGCGCCATGATCATCGCCCTGCTCGTGGTGGCCGTTCTCTTCATCACGCAGACGTGGTTCGCGAGCGCCCTCGCCGCGGGCACGATCTCGTTCGGAGACGACGAGGTCAACAACGCCTTCTTCATCCTGGTCGCGAAGGCCGCCGGCTCCGGCTGGGCGACCGCTTTCCTCGCCGTCAACGTCATCGCGGTCGGTATCGCCAACGCCATCGCGGCCCAAGCCGCCACGTCGCGTCTGCTGTACTCGATGAGTCGCGACCGGCGCCTGCCCGCGTTCTTGTCGAAGGTGACCTCGCGCCAGGTTCCGATGGCGGCGATCCTGGTCGTCAGCGCGATCTCGCTCGTGCTCGTGCTGTTCTTCGTCGGCCAGATCGCCGTCATCTCGTCGCTGGTGAACTTCGGCGCTCTGCTCGGCTTCCTGCTGCTGCACGTCTCGGTCGCGGTGTATTACCTCGGCACGAAGAAGTCGAAGAACTACGTGCTGCACCTCGTCGTCCCCGCGATCGGGTTCCTCATCATCGGCTACGTCCTGCTCAACGCCGACATCACGGCCAAGATCGGCGGCATCCTGTGGCTCGTCGTCGGTGGGATCGTCTACGTCATCTTCGCCCGGAAGAACGGCGGCGCAACGGGTCCGCTGCCCGAGCACGCGACGTCCACCGCCGGTGAGGGCGGCGGCGAGACGGCTGTGCGGTGA
- a CDS encoding acetamidase/formamidase family protein: MSIDHVLGTELGRPGFRADVAPVLRLRPGTGETVAFHTDDAVYRELHEHGDLAALTSPINPVTGPVYIEGAEPGDALAVHVHDILLPEHGWSQSLPGAGALAHRMPDHVVSRRIPIDAEGVHVTARHTVPARPMIGCIGTAPAAGENSTIMPTTALGGNMDLTDVAPGATVYLPVEVEGGLLSIGDIHAVMARGESSFVAIEAAGTAIVSIDLVKDAGYRAPRVETADEWIFVGLGDPVQESIRRGYEDVFDTLVDVHGWDRMDAYALMSAVVHSELGGPTGSEAPDPLHPFRAVGAVTLHRLPKNVL, translated from the coding sequence GTGAGCATCGATCACGTCCTCGGCACGGAACTCGGGCGCCCCGGGTTCCGCGCCGACGTCGCCCCCGTGCTGCGGCTTCGGCCCGGCACGGGGGAGACGGTGGCGTTCCACACCGACGACGCCGTCTACCGCGAGCTGCACGAGCACGGTGATCTCGCGGCCCTGACATCCCCCATCAACCCGGTGACCGGGCCCGTGTACATCGAGGGCGCCGAGCCCGGTGACGCGCTCGCCGTGCACGTGCACGACATCCTGCTGCCGGAACACGGCTGGTCGCAGAGCCTGCCCGGAGCGGGGGCGCTGGCCCACCGCATGCCCGATCACGTGGTGAGCCGGCGCATCCCGATCGACGCCGAGGGCGTGCACGTGACCGCGCGTCACACGGTGCCCGCACGGCCGATGATCGGCTGCATCGGCACGGCGCCGGCCGCGGGGGAGAACTCGACGATCATGCCGACGACGGCGCTCGGCGGCAACATGGACCTCACCGACGTCGCGCCCGGTGCCACGGTGTACCTGCCGGTCGAGGTCGAGGGCGGCCTGCTCTCGATCGGCGACATCCACGCCGTGATGGCGCGCGGAGAGTCGTCGTTCGTGGCGATCGAGGCCGCCGGCACGGCCATCGTCTCGATCGACCTGGTGAAGGATGCCGGTTACCGCGCGCCCCGCGTCGAGACCGCCGACGAGTGGATCTTCGTCGGCCTCGGCGATCCGGTGCAGGAGAGCATCCGCCGCGGCTACGAGGACGTGTTCGACACCCTCGTCGACGTCCACGGCTGGGACCGGATGGACGCATACGCGCTCATGAGCGCCGTCGTGCACAGCGAGCTGGGTGGGCCCACGGGCTCCGAGGCACCGGATCCTCTACATCCGTTCCGTGCGGTCGGGGCGGTGACGCTGCACCGGCTGCCGAAGAACGTGCTCTGA
- a CDS encoding DUF3488 and transglutaminase-like domain-containing protein has product MTVLRTPRRRRDAALLSFGVLVAIAAAMLPVFSVMQPGSWTVMAAVLTVAILAAGLIARLVALPALVATVVEVGIWVLALTAMFARPTALLGVIPTPATVNAIPGLISAASDDIRTGVAPVAPGVGLAFVLVGAVGALAIVLDHVVLTARMPLLAGVGLVAVSLIPTIAIPADVDVPAFVLLAVALLFLLRVDTRSRHAGARRPGRGASATALGIAAVAVIVAVVATPLLPQPALRFASGGTGGYGTTINPNLELGNDLRQPRDIDVLTFTTTAPTPPYLRAVTLSRFDGAVWEPDRDDTVTVPADGPVFSSPSVDADIPVADATTDISVGELDSPWLPVPSPATTVTGLQGDWLGMPQNRTIVSRSGSSRDQDYTVQTAAPRPTLEQIRARPVGGSELGDAVRALPADVPAIIGDTAREVTAGAQSPYDALIALQTWFRSSQFSYSLDAPVEAGFDGAGLDAVAGFLQAREGYCVHFASAFAVMARTLDMPSRIVVGYLPGTMSGSAGQGQATFTVTSSQLHAWPEVYFQGIGWVPFEPTNSLGVPTSFAPGTTGGSTTTPNAPQQQQSAAPDAQPSSAPSLGNQDGPGLQGTGTAGSTRAAGPGLLIAAGIVLLGLIVAAPAVLRALRRRSRLAAARTGDPVAAWAAVQDDAVDLGIPVPGGESPRRFAERLVEHHGVDPTDIGLLRGAVESVSYAENAVDAAIGPMLADAAARVGATLRARATPVRRALARALPRSLVVRPGTTAAEERERVGS; this is encoded by the coding sequence GTGACCGTGCTGCGCACTCCGCGCCGCCGCCGCGATGCGGCCCTGCTGTCGTTCGGCGTCCTCGTCGCGATCGCTGCGGCCATGCTGCCGGTGTTCTCCGTGATGCAGCCCGGGTCGTGGACCGTGATGGCCGCCGTCCTGACGGTGGCGATCCTGGCCGCGGGCCTGATCGCGCGCCTCGTCGCACTGCCGGCGCTCGTGGCCACCGTCGTCGAGGTCGGCATCTGGGTCCTCGCGCTGACGGCGATGTTCGCGCGCCCGACCGCGCTGCTCGGCGTGATCCCGACCCCCGCGACCGTGAACGCGATCCCGGGCCTGATCTCCGCGGCATCCGACGACATCCGCACGGGAGTCGCCCCGGTGGCACCCGGCGTGGGCCTGGCGTTCGTGCTCGTCGGTGCCGTCGGCGCCCTGGCCATCGTGCTCGACCACGTCGTCCTGACGGCCCGGATGCCGCTGCTCGCGGGCGTGGGTCTTGTCGCGGTCTCCCTCATCCCGACGATCGCGATCCCCGCCGACGTCGACGTGCCCGCCTTCGTCCTGCTCGCCGTCGCCCTGCTGTTCCTGCTGCGGGTGGACACGCGCTCCCGGCATGCGGGAGCTCGCCGGCCCGGGCGCGGTGCCTCGGCAACCGCCCTCGGCATCGCCGCGGTCGCGGTCATCGTCGCCGTCGTCGCGACCCCGCTCCTGCCGCAGCCTGCGCTGCGTTTCGCGTCGGGCGGCACGGGCGGGTACGGGACCACGATCAACCCCAACCTCGAGCTCGGCAACGACCTGCGTCAACCGCGCGACATCGACGTGCTCACCTTCACCACGACGGCCCCCACCCCGCCCTACCTGCGCGCGGTGACCCTCTCGCGTTTCGACGGCGCCGTGTGGGAACCCGACCGCGACGACACCGTCACCGTCCCCGCCGACGGCCCGGTGTTCTCCAGCCCGTCCGTCGACGCGGACATCCCGGTGGCGGACGCGACGACCGACATCTCCGTGGGCGAGCTCGACAGCCCCTGGCTCCCCGTCCCCTCCCCCGCGACGACCGTCACGGGTCTTCAGGGCGATTGGCTCGGGATGCCGCAGAACCGGACGATCGTGTCGCGTTCGGGGTCATCGCGCGATCAGGACTACACGGTGCAGACCGCCGCACCGCGGCCCACGCTCGAACAGATCCGTGCGCGGCCCGTCGGCGGGTCGGAGCTCGGCGACGCCGTGCGGGCGCTCCCGGCCGACGTTCCGGCCATCATCGGCGACACGGCGCGCGAGGTCACCGCGGGTGCGCAGTCCCCGTACGACGCGCTCATCGCCCTGCAGACGTGGTTCCGCAGCAGCCAGTTCAGTTACTCCCTCGACGCCCCCGTCGAGGCTGGGTTCGACGGGGCCGGACTCGACGCGGTCGCCGGGTTCCTCCAGGCGCGCGAGGGCTACTGCGTGCACTTCGCGTCGGCGTTCGCGGTCATGGCACGCACGCTCGACATGCCGTCCCGCATCGTCGTCGGATACCTCCCGGGCACGATGAGCGGCAGCGCCGGCCAGGGCCAGGCGACCTTCACCGTGACGTCGAGCCAACTGCACGCCTGGCCCGAGGTGTACTTCCAGGGCATCGGCTGGGTGCCGTTCGAGCCCACCAACAGCCTCGGCGTCCCCACGAGCTTCGCCCCGGGCACGACCGGTGGCTCCACGACCACGCCGAACGCCCCGCAGCAGCAGCAGTCTGCCGCGCCCGACGCGCAGCCCAGCTCCGCTCCCTCACTGGGCAACCAGGACGGCCCGGGCCTCCAGGGCACGGGCACCGCGGGCTCGACGCGCGCCGCAGGGCCGGGGCTTCTCATCGCCGCCGGCATCGTGCTCCTCGGTCTGATCGTCGCGGCCCCCGCGGTTCTGCGCGCGCTGCGCCGACGTTCCCGCCTGGCCGCCGCCCGCACGGGCGATCCGGTGGCGGCGTGGGCGGCAGTTCAGGATGACGCGGTGGATCTCGGCATCCCGGTCCCCGGCGGGGAGTCTCCGCGCCGTTTCGCCGAACGTCTCGTCGAACACCACGGCGTGGATCCGACCGACATCGGCCTGCTTCGCGGAGCGGTCGAGAGCGTCAGCTACGCCGAGAACGCGGTGGACGCCGCGATCGGGCCGATGCTCGCCGACGCCGCCGCGCGGGTCGGCGCGACCCTGCGTGCGCGGGCGACACCGGTGCGGCGCGCTCTCGCCCGAGCGCTCCCCCGCTCGCTCGTCGTCCGTCCCGGGACGACGGCGGCCGAGGAGCGGGAGCGCGTGGGGTCGTAG